The Primulina huaijiensis isolate GDHJ02 chromosome 9, ASM1229523v2, whole genome shotgun sequence genomic interval TTGCACCAGTAGGTAGATTAGAAGCAAttagaatttttcttgcttttgcTACTCACCAAAACTTCGAAGTGTTTGAGATGGATGTAAATAATGTCTTTCTAAATGTCCTACTTTAGTAAAAAGTGTATTGGAACAACTTCCAGGTTTTTTTAATCATACCTTGCCTAATCATGTGTTTAGAATAAATAAAGCGTTGTATGTATTAAAACGAACACAACGAGCTTGATATGAAACTTATCACAATTTTTACttgatcaaatttttttgattggttcagttgataagacattatttatatttgtaaagGTGATCATACTCTATTAgttcaaatatatgttgatgatattatcttTGGATCCAGTAACTCAAAACTCTGCGAGAAGTTGCTAAACTGATGCAGGCCAAATTTGAGATGAACATGATGGGTAAAATGACTTTCTTTCTCGATTTGCAAGCCAAGCAGTTTTCCATAAGCTCTTTGACAACAATGTGCCTTAATGGACATATTTGTACATCTTAAAACTCTTCTAGGTTCTTATAAATGTCAGTAACATTTACTGTAATGATCATGGGCCATTAGCCTGAACCAACATGGGCCTCGGCCCATACCCATGTACCACTACTGGTCGTGGATCGTTAGGATGGTCGAGCATGAGCCTAGCCCATGCCCATGCACCGTCACTCATAGGATATCCCACCCCTggaaagtggtttctttcgcctcctCCAACACTTGAACCCATTACCTCCAGGCATAAGTACCTAGATTCTTAAAGTGTTGGTACCAGTTGGATCATAACATAACAGATTTTaagtttctttaaaaaaaatacttgtttgccaacaaaattttgaataaataaaaatcagagtaaaaaGTTCAGCGTACATAAAATCCTTTCAGAACAATAGTGGTCCTCAGGTTTGCAATGCACACAGTCCGAGTGAGCTCACTGGTCAGCACCTCATGTCTCCTCAAAAACATCAAcatctgcatcaatcaagtctagtgagcctaaggACTCAACACGCATAAACCATGAATAACAAATAGTAGTTAATATAATCACATACATTTGGAAGTAATGTGTACGAAATAACAgttgaacatacataaacatagacgtgcgcataaacattttcataaaagtgcTTCCATCATAACATACATAACCATACTTAATTTTGCGTAGAAATATGTTCAAAgcaagtggcccgtaacataAATCGCCTAATTAGACTAAACCACATTAttgggctggcagggatcacCACATCTTTTCGACCGGATGTCCACTCCCACATATATaaatccccggtcatacttttCTGGGTGGAGAGGTATCCGGTCAGGctttaccactttccaatccCATAATCATAAATCcccagtcatgctttaccgggtggccacaagacaaatcacatacttccaaaataaaaaatatttttgcacgtcgaTCGTATTTAAAAACGTCAAGGGCTTCGTTGGAACGCTCTGAACATGCTGCCCCAACCACAGCAGCAAAGATCCAggagatcccaacgaagcctgcaaccaaaacttgagaaaacatgcacaaattttcacagcttgagcaattttatgaaaaaaatcatatctcactcgtttcttatcagaaaattacaaattttctaTCGAATCAAAGGTAACATAGagtgctacaaatcatatgttgaaaacgtttccagaaaaccaacatATAACCTTGTGaatattaagtttatattttaaGAATGATTAGCATTTAAATTGGATATGTAAAACCTTGGATTATATTGACCgtaataaatttaagaaatgatatATTGAGATTAATAAAATTAGTCTTACTTCTGGTATAACAAGTAAACAACTACCTTATGTAAGGTAAGTCACAAAATTACGAATTTtctatcgaatcgaagataactcagagttctacaaatcatatgttgaaaacattttcagaaaaccaacctataagtcgcagaattcgaaataacagagggtgacaGGTTTTGTTACatagaaatttcacagcttgtgcgattttacgataaaaatcatatttcccTCGTTTTTTAAAGTGTTtttaacatatgatttgtagcactctgtgttatcttcgattcgatagcaaatttgtaattttctgataaaaaacgagggagatatgatttttattataaaaccgCACAAgttgtgaaatttctgtgtcacaaaacccgtgaccctctgttatttcgaattctacgacttataggttggttttctgaaaacattttcaacatatgatttgtagcactCTATGTTACTTTgattcgatagcaaattcgtaattttctgataagaaacgagggagatataatttttgttgtaaaaCCGCTCACGctgtgaaaatttgtgcatgttcctcaagttttctcaagttttggttgcagTCTTTGTTGGGATCTCCTGGATCTTTGCTGTTGTGGTTGGGGCAGCATGTCCAGAGCTttccaacgaagccctcaacGTTTTTAAATATGATCGacatgcaaaaatattttttattttggaggtgtgtgatttgtcttgtggcacccggtaaagcatgactggagatttatgattatgagattggaaagcggtaaagcatgaccggagacctctccacccggtaaagtatgacaggggatttatgtatgtgggagtggacatCCGGTCGAAAGGTTGTGgtgatccctgccagcccagtactgtggtttagtctgatcaggtgatttatgttacgggccacttgcTTCGAACATATTTCTAcgcaaaattaaatatgattatgtatgttATGATGGAAacacttttatgaaaatgtttatgcagttataacacgtctacgtttatgtaTGTTCAGCTATTATTTCGTACACGTTACTTTCAaatgcatgcgattttattaacTACTATTTGCTATTCATGGTTtatgcgtgttgagtctttagtcTCACTAGACTTGAACGATGCATATGTTGATACTTTTGAGGAGACAGAAGGTGCTGATCAGTGAGCTTGCTCGGACTGTGTGTagtgcaaacccgaggaccgctatTGCTATGAAAGGATTTTATGCACGTTAAACTTTTTTACActgattttgatttattcaaaattttgttggcAAACAAGTATTTTTAAATGCTCGTTTTGAATAACGCTTTTACAGTAgtgatgaatattttttttatttcatggaaatattttgtactttgattattttcaagaatttaatcgattatgttatttaaaatcataaGGCGAGGGTTTactatttaaataagaaaattttttattttccgtaAATTTAAAGTAATAGTAGTTATTTTATTACGGGATGTTACATTTACAGCATCCTCAAACTGCCTGTGCAATTCGTTTGACATAGAATCTAGCATATAAATCTTAGCTCGCAAGTCACGTTCCAACCATTTTTCAAGTTTGGTCAATTCTTAGCAGTGACATTGCCGGATACCTCTTTTGAAGGAGCCTTAGTGAGCATATATGCTAATTTCTCTGaccaaaaacaaattttaaattctttagCTAGTCATATAGTTTGGTCTGATTAGCTTGTTTTGATGGAGGATAATAGATACTGGATTTGATGATGATATCATAAATACATTAAAAATGGAAGAATAAATGTTActaactattttaaatattttttaagacaaaaatatatattttttatgaattaatttctatttttttgatattttcaccaCCCTCTACTCATTATTTTCATCAGCCCTTTGATAAAATACCAGTAAGTTATGGTTAGTGTATAGTACGTTCTTTTCAACATATATATCCCGATCGAGTATGCAATcattgatatatcgagagttgtaaatgaattcgataatgatgtgaGATATCTTTGAGTAACCATAGTGGCATTGTATGTGTAACTAAGGAAACACTTTTCCATAATGCACATGTGTTAGTATCGCTAAAGATTCTTTATACTATTAACTCATTATATCACACAGAATATCCAGACCCGCAGGTGAGCAGTGAATAACTGACTACAATTAATCTGATGAGAATCTTGTTATGAATGAAAGACAAACACGAACTAGACCCAATCGCGTTCTCAATTCAATGAACAACAAGATTCTCGTAACCTCGATCTTAATCTCTGAAACTAGCAACATGATATTCATCTCTAAACGACATAGTCTAGTAACAAATAACACAAATAAGACAATTGATCTCCAgggaaccttcaaagaactcctATTCGACAATCCTCGTGAAGAAAAATCGACAAATgccacaaaatattaaaaatttgataagtttgattttaagaaacacacaaagatgCAAACAAATCCAAAGCTTGTTGAAGAGAAAATTATTCTCaaatatattatgaaaaatcaataatcttcaaaattccaattcctctttttttttttacaacttTTGTACATATAAAAGGTAACAATTCATGTAAAACTCGCAAATCAGTCGAGATAACATTGTATCACAGTTTAATAGGTTCTCTTTTGTACCTAACTACTAGCCAACCTGATATCATGTTGCAGTTTGTATGTGTTCTCGTTTTCAGTCTGATCCAAAACCgtcttattatttaatttcaagaGAATTCTCAAATATCTTAAAGATAAACAAAATATTAgattatggtatgctaaagacTCATCGTTCAATCTAGTTGGATATTCTCATGCAGACTATGCAGGTTGTAAGCTTGAAAGGAAGAGCACCAGTGGATAATGTTTGTTTCTTGGAGAGcgactgatttcttggttcaacaagaagcaaacatcaTTCGCAACTTCAAGTGTAAAAGCTGAATACCTAGCTGCTATGCCCAACTGCTGTTTCTTCAACaacaaatgaaatattatgtaaTTGATGTCAAAGAGTAACCAATCTTCTTCATAAGACAAGTGCAATTGCTATCACACACAATCCAGTTTTGAGTTAGACTTTGAGTATCACTGACTTACATTTAGTCTCACAACCTAATTGATAGATAACGCTCTCAGTCACACTGATTCTATAATTATTATTGACTTTAacgatttatttaaattctcATTATTAACCATTAAGGACGACTTgattatttcatttaattttaaaaattttaaaatttgtacaCTGTACttacgtttttttttaaaaaaaatttcaatcgaCAACATGACATGTGTCCCGTTTGTTTACCAGTTCAAAAGtctcatattttaaatacttgaaATCCATAAGGTTTTCAATATACCTTCGCATTTCATTTTCTGAGTATATTCTTGCTTGTTTCAAACTTTTCGCTTCTTTTTCATGCAGAAAATTTTCTAATCTTGACGGTCAAGATCTCATTTCAGAAATGGCAGCACCAGCAACTCCTTCCTACATAATGAATGCACTCGCAATCAATTTTGAATCGATTTGTTTAATGGAAGATGTTGCAATCACTGAAGTTTTCAACGCGGTCGTGTCATCTAGACAAAGACCTTTCTCAGCAGTCCTTCTCTTAAAATATATGTGTATGAGCTGAAGAATTTCTATGCCAGATGGAAGGTCACTGAAGAGAGGAATATTTTGATGCCCATAGGAGAGCAAAAGTCACTGATTGAACAAGATTTCTTTTCAACTCTGTTTCAGTTTCCATTCGAGGGGCTAAATGATTTCTCAAAAGTGCCTCAGCAACCCGTTGAGGATATGAAGATGAAGTTGTCTACTACTAGTGATCCCATCAAGACCTCGGGAAAGAAGGAAGATATAAAGCTGGAGTATCAATTGATGGCTGATGTGGTGGCCAAGCCTATTATGGCTAAGGTATACTCTTTCGATACCTTCACCACAAATTTTTTTGGTGATGACAGCCATTGCCACATGAATGAAGACCAACTGTTCGATCATTCTATTTAAAATTCTCAAAGCTATGATCTAGAATGAAAAGCAATCAGCCAGGTTTTCCATCCCTCTCAGTCGATTATTTGAAGATGTAGGAGCCTTTCTGAGCAATTCTACCACGTTACACAAATTCAAGGCTCTCACTGCAACAAATACTTTATCTCTCAGGCCTAAGGAACAAGCACTGAACATATCTACTATTGGAATGTTGGCaattaaaatgaaatcagaGAAGAAATGACTGTTTTGAAGAAGACTATGAAGAAGAAGATCAGTAAGGCTATTGTTCATAAGCCAAAGAAGTAACTGGTTCTTCAATCCAATGACTTTTTGGTGGCAACTATGGGTCCTCAGTCCATGAACATGGTATAAGGATGATTGGGTATATTGAAAAGATAATGGGCATTGACCTTATCATCCCAAATGTGTTGTCCATGTACATAGTACTGTTGTAACTTCCAGCCTTGTTTGATGggtttgtggtgaatttcaatatgaataaGATAGAGGCTAGCCTTAAAGAGCTAGTAAATATGCTTACGACATATGAAGCTACCACAGATAAGGAAAATCATGTTTTCTTTGCAGGCTCGTCATCTGAGACAAAGAAAGGCACACAAAGGGAAAAAAGAAATGTTCTGCCTTTTCCCAAAAAAAGCCCAGAAAGAAGCAAGCTCCAAATACAACTAAAGGGCTCACAAAGCCTGATAAGTCAGAAGATGTTTGCTTCCACTTCAAAAATCTTGGACATTGGAAGCACAATTACAAGGAATATCCAACCTCGAAGAGTTATGACAaatgtatgttttatattgatatAAATGTCTCAATTAACTCAACTTCTAGGATATTGGATTCTGGATGCGGATATCAGTTTTGCTATAATTTCATGGGGATGACAAATAGTAGGAGGTTAAGAGATGATGATACCTTTTTGAGGATAGACAATGGAAAAAGAGTTGCTGCAAATGTCATATgatatgtttatttaatattaaacaatCATTTAGGTTATTTTttagagatgttttatttgttttagatttatttaaaaacattatttctatttctatgttTGATAAAGATGGTTTTACTCGTTCTTTTGCTAaatgtgtttgcaatatttacaataataaatgtttaattGGAACATGCGAGTTACAAAACGAtatgtaaaaattaaaattaaaagatattccatTTAATAATGTCAAAGTTAACacgatttcaacaacaaataaaataaaacaagatagTCTAAACCAATCACACTTGTGGCATACTAAGTTAGGATATATTTTCCAAAGATGGTTGCATAAGTTGGTGAGAGAGGGCATGTTTGACTGTCAAACATAAACTCTCTTTATACATTTGAGGTATGAGTAAGTGTATTTTATGAACTACAAGTTTGAAgcttttgaaaagttcaaataaTTCAGAGCTGGAGTAGAGaaaaaaattaggaaaaaatataaaacactTCAATTTGATCGAGGTGAAGAATAACTGATTATTGAATTCCAATATTATCTTAAAGAAAATTAGATTATCCCATAGTGAACTCCACCCACCACACCATAATTGAATGATGTGTCAGAATGTCATAATCGAACATTGATAGACATTGTTCGATTTATGATGAGGTCCATTGAATTGCAGTCATAATTTTGGGTATTTCGCTTGAGACTACGGAAACGTACAAAGTCCATACAAAGACAGTGGTTAAAACACCATATGATATATGGATGGGGAAGCTTCCCAAATTGGGATGCCAtacttacgtgaagcagacattGGCAGATAAGCTGAGTAGTAGATCTACTTTGTACTACTTTGTGAGATATTCAAAGAAATCTGTTGGATATTACATCTATGATAAAAAagcaaaaatatttgtttataaGAATGTCACTTTCTtggagaagaaatttatattagatagaaaagatgATATGATAGAATTTGAGGAGTTTCGAGAAACATCCACTCCTGAAAAAGTAGAACCCACGTCCCAACAGCCAGTAGAAATAGTATATGATCCTAAGAGATCTGAAAGGGTCTCAAATCCATCTATGATGATGAGCTTACTTCTTGAAGAGAATTAAGATGAACCTAGTCCTGGATACGATCCAAGGAACATCAAAAAGAATTATTAGATGtcgattcaaccaaatggcttgaaaccATGCAATCCGAGATGAACTCCACGTATTCGAATCAAGTATGATCTTTTGTAGATCCAACTGAGAAAATTATTcacataggatgcaaatggatttacCTAAGAAATCTTTTAAGTGAGAAAATCAATCTTGGGATGTCTCGACTTGTGGAGAGCTCATCTTAATAGGCTTGTGTTATTAATTTATTCCATATATTATTTTCTgattaaattaaagttttttaaaaaaattatttttttatttcccattatgtatatatattttaaatttccaaAATATAATCCTTATTGTATGTATGTAGATCATATATAAGTCTCTTGATTTGTTCAACTTTTGATTTTCGTGCATATGTGTCTCTTTGATTCCTTGAAATACCCATCCCTCTCATAATAACTCATATATTAAACGTTGAAATAGTATTGCAGTTTATTAATCTTTTGaacattataatttaaatactcactaagaaaatgagaattttcgtattttatatcttataaaatattttaaaatagttaataACTTTTATTATGTTTctattttcagtatatttacgatgtaAGTGTTGAGGAATTGGCCAAGCTTGAAAATGGTGGGACCGTGACTTGCAAGCTAAGACTTATGTGCTAGCTTATATGTCAAACGAACTGCGGAGGCGGTTTGAGGATGCTGTAGATGCTGCTGACATTTATAGTCACCTGCAAGAGTTGTATGATGTACAAACACGTCCATTATGGAACACCCCTGTCAAAGAGCCCATGAACATTCATATAAGAGATGGGTCCTTGGTTCATGAGTATGATGTAAGGATGATTGGTCTTATCGAAAAGCTAGTGGGGTTGGACCTTGTCATCCCAAATGAGTTGTCCACGGACATACTACTGTTGTCACTTACAACCTCGTTTGATGGGTTTGTAATGAACTTCAATAAGAATAAGATAGAGGCTAGTCTTGAAAAGTTTGTTAATATGCTTACGACATATGAAGCCACCATAAATAAAGTAAAGCATGTTTTCTTTACGGCTCATCATCTGGGATGAAGAAAGTCCCataggaaagaaaaagaagcaTTCTACCCTTTCTATAAAAACAAGCCCAAAAATATGCAAGCTCCAAATATTACTAAAAGGCCTACAAAGCTCGATAaaattcaaaagatatttgattcCACTGCAAAAAGCATGGACATTGGAAGGACAACTACAAAGAATATCTATCTCATAAGAGCTATgacaatgatattttttatattgaaataaatttcTCAATTAGTTCAACTTCTTGGATATTAGATACTGGATGTGGATCTCATCTTTTTTGGTGATGACAAGAAATAAGAGGTTAAAGGATAGTGAGACCTTTTTTAGGATGAAAAATGGAGAAAGAGTAGTTGCAAAGGCCACACgagatatttatttaatattaaaaaataatttaggttattttttagatatgttttatttgttttagatttggttaaaaacattatttttatttctatgaTTGATAAAGGTGAATTTTTTTGATCTTTTCTAAAGatgtttgcaatatttaataGAATGAATGCTTAATTGGAACATGCGAGTTTAAAAAATATCTCcacaacttaaaattaaaagatattctgTTTAATAATGACCAAGTTAACGAAATTTCAACAacaaattaaagaaaacaagatagtcTCAACGAAGCACACTTGTGGCAATCTAGACTATGACATATTTCTCAAATAATGATGCACACATTAGACAGAGATGACATGCTTGACTTGTTAGACATAAAATCTTTTGATACATGTGAGTACTGTCTGAAAGAAAAATGACCAAAGCCCCTTTCATAGGGAAAATAGAACATTCACATTatatattggatttgatccatgtAGATATGTGCAGTCCTCTAAGTGTTAGCACCAAATATGGTCATTCTTACTTCGTTATCTTTATTGAGGACCATTCAAGGTATGGTTATgcgtatttgatgaaatacaagtctgaaaatttttaaaagttcaaagaattcagagctGAAGTAGAGaaaaaattaggaaaaaatattaaaaacctTCAATATGATCAagatggagaatacttgagtaaaAATTTCCAATATTCtcttaaaaaaaatgacattatctcacagtggactcctcCCGTCAAACCATTGTTAAATGGTGTGTCAGAACGTCGTAATCGAATATTGATGGACATGATTCGATCTATAATGAGATCCATTGAATTGCAATCATCATTTTGGGGATTTGCGCTTGAGACCATGACAATGTTGTTGAACAAAGTCCAAAGATAGTTGATAAAACACCACATgtgatatggatgggaaaactTTCCAAATATTATTATCTTAGAATAATGGGATGACTTGCTTATGTGAAGCAAATATTAGGTAGTAGATCCCCTTTaagctactttgtgggatatctaGAGAACtatgttggatattatttctatgatCCCAAAAAACAAAAGTAGTTGTTTATAGGAATGTCACTTTCTTGAAGAAAAAGTTTTTATTAGATAGAAAATGTGAGATGATAGAATTCTAGGAGATTCAAGAAATACCCATTCCTGAAATAGTACGCCCCACAACCAATAAAAATAGTACACGTTCCTAGGAGATTTGAAAGGGTCTCAAAGCCGCATATGAGGATGAGCctacttcttgaagagggccaatATGAGCCCAGTCCTGGATTCGATTCAAGGAACTTCAAAGAAACATTATCAGATGTCGATTCAACCAAATGTCTTTAAGCCATGCAGTAAGAGATGAACTCCTtgtattcgaaccaagtatgACCCTTAATATATCCATATGAGGGAATTGTTCACATGTGATGCAAATAGATTTACAAATGAAAGTTTGGGGGCAGAGGTGAATGTTGTTATTTTCAAGGCAAGATTGGTATCATAAAAACATATCCAAAGGCAATGAATTTACTATGAGAAAATCTTTTCAGTCACGATTTTCAAGTCCATTAGGACTCTTCTAGCTATAGCAGTATTGTATGATTATGAAATATGATAGATAGATCTGAAGATATCATTCCTTAATGGTGATATTATGTAAGAGATTTATATGTATCAAACTAAAGGATTCTCATCAGTAAGAAGTGAGCATAAGGGATATAAACTTCAGATATCTATTTATGATCTCAAAAAAatatctaggagttggaaccttatattcaataatattataaaatagtttgattttgttaagaatcatgAGGAACTATGAGTggacaagaaagttagtgggagtggagTGATATTCC includes:
- the LOC140984685 gene encoding uncharacterized protein — translated: MSNELRRRFEDAVDAADIYSHLQELYDVQTRPLWNTPVKEPMNIHIRDGSLVHEYDVRMIGLIEKLVGLDLVIPNELSTDILLLSLTTSFDGFVMNFNKNKIEASLEKFVNMLTTYEATINKVKHVFFTAHHLG